A single region of the Nicotiana sylvestris chromosome 6, ASM39365v2, whole genome shotgun sequence genome encodes:
- the LOC104240360 gene encoding stem-specific protein TSJT1 — translation MLAIFHKAFANPPNELRSPSSKRCLLPEETLEKFVSAHPSNAFSVSFGNAAALAFVPPHRTSLLHQTQRLFCGYDDIYCLFLGSLNNLCAQIKQYGLSKGTNEAMLVIEAYRTLRDRGPYPADQVIKDFDGSYAFVIYDSKTGTVFVALGSDGGVKLFWGIAADGSVVISDDLEVIKAGCAKSFAPFPTGCMFHSEKGLMNFDHPMNKMRAMPRVDSEGAMCGANFKVDMYSRVNSIPRVGSEANWSDWNTSY, via the exons ATGTTGGCGATATTTCACAAGGCATTTGCGAATCCACCAAACGAGCTACGTAGCCCTTCATCTAAAAGATGTTTGCTACCTGAAGAAACTCTTGAAAAATTTGTGTCAGCTCACCCCTCAAATGCCTTTTCTGTAAGCTTTGGAAATGCTGCTGCTCTTGCCTTTGTTCCTCCTCACCGCACTTCCTTGCTTCATCAGACACAAAG GTTGTTTTGTGGGTATGATGATATATACTGCTTGTTTTTGGGGAGCCTGAACAACTTATGTGCACAAATAAAACAATATGGGCTATCAAAAGGTACAAATGAAGCCATGCTAGTAATAGAAGCCTACAGAACATTGAGGGACAGGGGACCCTATCCAGCTGATCAAGTTATTAAGGATTTTGATGGAAGCTATGCCTTTGTTATCTATGACAGTAAGACTGGAACTGTATTTGTTGCCTTG GGTTCAGATGGTGGAGTGAAGCTGTTCTGGGGTATTGCTGCTGATGGTTCTGTTGTGATTTCTGATGATTTAGAGGTTATTAAAGCTGGATGTGCAAAGTCATTTGCACCTTTTCCCACAG GTTGTATGTTTCACAGTGAGAAAGGGCTGATGAATTTTGATCATCCAATGAACAAGATGAGGGCAATGCCAAGAGTAGATAGTGAAGGGGCAATGTGTGGAGCTAATTTcaaagtggatatgtattcaagGGTTAATAGCATCCCCAGAGTTGGAAGTGAAGCTAACTGGTCTGATTGGAATACCTCTTACTAA